ACCAAGACCAAGTTTGAGTAAAGATGGCAGAAGCCTGATCTGCTAAATAAACTGGCATACTCGGTAAATCTAATTGATTGCTGTCAGTACCAATAAAAATTTGCGCCATTGCAACTGCTGCTAAAAGCGGAATCACTGCTGATAGTAATTGTTTTCCTGCTGCAGTAAGTGCTTTTTGAGAGCGGGAAGGAGATAATTTAAACAGAAAAATGCTGATAACTACCACCACTAGAAACAAAGTAGGAGGAAGATATAGAGGAGTAGAACTAATTTCGATCTCAGTGCCAAAAACTTGCTCCCAATCAAGGCTAACCCCTTGTAAAATCTCTTTGAATGGTAAAAAATCTAAACGTGACAATAGTAGTAACCCAGCTACTAAGCCATAGGGCAACCAAGCTAGCCAAATCGGCAGCGATCGCGCTCTCAGTTCTTCTACTTCATAATCTGGACTCGACCAACTCTCTAACCATTGACTAGGTTCAGGAAAGTCCCAAGAGCGTTGAATGGGAAACCAGCCTTGACGAACCGTTGTAATTACTAATAATAATCCCACCATGCCCCCAACTAAAGTGGGAAATTCCGGTCCAATTAATATAGCAGTTATCGCATAAGGAACAACAAAAGCAGCCCCTGCAAATAATAAAAATTTCCATTCTGAAAAAGCAGAACGCCAGTCAGGATTAGGACTAAACGTGACTGTAAGAAGCGTAACAATAACTAACGGCAAGAAAAAGCCTAACACACCATGAATGAGAGCAGCTTGAGTTGTAATCTGTTGTAATAACTCTTCCATAGAGAGTTCAGACTCTTGTAAGTAATTCGTTACAATTTCTGGACTCCCTAATCCATTACGAATACCAACAATAATTGGGGTTCCCACCGCTCCAAATGTAGAAGGGGTACTTTGAATGACGAGAGTCACCATCACTGAAGCTAAGGGAGGAAACCCAATTGCAACAAGAAGTGGTACACAAACAACAGCAGGAGTACCAAATCCCGCAGCTCCTTCAATAAAAGATCCAAACAACCAAGCAACAATTACTACTTGTATCCGTCGATCAGGAGAAATCCCTAATAAGCTTTTGCGAATTACCCCTAAAGCGCCAGCTTGACTAATAATATTCAGCAATAACATTGCCCCAAACAAGATGTAAAGAATTTCTAGGGCAATCACCACTCCTCTTAGTGAAGTGGCAGCTAACACTTCTGGGGGAACTTGCCACGCTACGCCGGCACTAATTGCAGTAATTACATAGACAATAGGCATCGCAATACTAGCAGGTTGTTTTGCGATCACCAGTAATAACAGAATAGAAAGAATGGGAATAAGTGCGAAAATTGTATAAAGCAAGGTTTACGCTTAATCTTTATGCTTCATTTATACAGGTGGATAGTTTATCTCAAATGCTTCAATAATTAAATAGTGAAAATCCCTTTTGGTTTCACCGATAATAATTTCCGCTGCTGTAGCCCTTGCTTGCTTAAGATCGCATTCGCAGCCAAAAAGCCACTACTCACGGCCCGTTCCATTAAGCCACAGGGAAAGGGCATTTTTACCCAGTCTCCTGCAAAAAAGAGATTTGCCATAACGGTTTCTGTTTCAGGACGGTTTTCGTAACTACCGGGGGGATAGCCTGAAAAATTCTTTTGATTGACTAATTGCTGATGTAATAGCGTTGCTTGTGCTAATTCAGGAACAATTTCATACAGTTCTTGTTCAAAGGTACTTAACAGGGTTTTCTGGTCTGGAAAGTCGGTTTCTTTGTAGCAGTAGGCGTGAAGTTCAACCACACTTCCCCCTGTTTTTTCGCTCCAAGCAATATATTCTTCTTGAATGCGGTGATAAAGACAAATGCTATCAGTGAGGGCATAGCCAGAAAGGGAAGCAAAGTAACTATGTTCCCAAGTAAAATCACGATCAAACCAGAATCTTGCTACAGCAAAAGGATCAGCAATGGCTAATTCTTCAATTTTTTCTCTTTGTTCTGCGGATACGTCTCCTTCTGCGAGAGAAAATAAATGTTTAACTCCCGGAACATCCGTTGCAAATACAAAATAATCACTGCTGATTGTTTCTCCCTGTATCTCCTCGGAAGTGTCCATTCCGACTAATTGCACAGCATCTTCTTGTTTTTGCACAATTTGTAAACGGGGTAAATTTTGCTTGGCGGGGCCACTTAAAACGGTGCCATCACTAGCAAATAATGAGCCATGACAAGGACACAGAAATTGCCCATCCGCTTGTCGTTTCACAGTGCAACCTTGATGAGTACAACTTAAGGAAATGGCTTCGTTTTCATTATCGATAGGGGTGTAAACCTGATCGCCTGCACCATAATAAGCCACTTGCTGATCACTGAGATGGGGATTTTTATTAACCCAAAAGGGGGCTTGTGGTTGGTTAGTTCCTTGTTGATAGGTTAGGTTTTTAATATTTCCGTCTTGACATTGAATTTGAGTCACTTCGGCTTCGGGAATAATCCTTCCCCCATTGCTTTTAATTGCCTCAGCGATGGGGTTAACTATGCTGGTTCCCATATCATCGTTAGTTCCATAAAACGCAAGCCCTTCGGGATTACCAAAAAAGTAGAAATGGAAAAATTGCATTAATTCCCCAACACTCAGTTTATCTGGGGCGTTGAGACTTGATTTAGCAAAGGGAAGGAAATAGAGATCATATAAGCCTTGGGGGAAACTCCCTTCTACCCAGTCTGAAACAGCCATCTGATCAAGACGTTGAAAACTGTCGGGGATATTAAAACCGCCAATTTCCCGAAAAACTTCCCAATGTTTGGGATCGGTGAGATTAATTCCCCAACGGAAAAGGTTGGAGGAGGAAATGGCTAAATCGACAATATTCCAAGGAAAGGCAGAATGGTTGGGACGGAAAACTTCGGGGTTATACTCGCCATCACGGAAGACAACTGAATAATATTCTAGGGAGTGAAGATTATCCCGAATATTTAATTCTTCCATTAGGCGGTTAAAGTTGTAATACTGGGGAAAAAAGCCGTGAAAGCCATGTTCCATGCGGAAGGTTTCGTCTCCCACTTGGATATCCCAACTGGCAATTTTCCCTCCGAGTTGCGGTGATTTTTCTAGTAAGGTAACATTAAATCCGCGCTGGCTTAGTTCGTAGGCACAGGCTAATCCTGCTAATCCTGCACCGACGACAGTGACACTTTTTTTGTCTTGCAGTTGGGTGGGAAGGGTTAGGTTTGTGGTTTGCGCGATCGCGGGTTCTGGTTTTGCAATGCGAGAATACCCAATTGCACCGGTAGCAATTCCGATGCCAAGCAGTTGTAAGACTTTACGGCGAGAAATTGACGAAAGCCAAGGAAAGTTAGATGATTGACGGTGATCCATAAATAATAGACGATAACTCCTCACACAATGAAATACTGGCGCGAGACTCTAGCAGTAGCCCGACGCATCTTAATAGAGTTAGGGCGACGAAAACGTAGTTTAATATTTTGGGCGATTTTCCCGATTACCATTTTGCTACTTAACGGCTTTATTTTGGCAGAACGAGCGAATTTGTCAACCGAGGAAGCCTTTACCAATGCCGCTCCTGTTACCTTAGTTGGAGCCGCTCTTTTTTTTAGTTGCTTAGGGGGAAGTGTCGCCACAGTGGTTTCTGAGAGAGAACAACAAACGCTCAAACGGTTATTTTTATCACCCCTGAGTGGGTTATCCTACTTTTTAGGCATTTTTGTGGCTCATGCTTGTATTGGTTTTGGTCAAGGGATTTTAGTCTATTTAGTCGCTGCATTTTTCGGAGTTGAAATTGAGCAATATGTATTTCTTGGGTTATTTATTATTTTAATGAGTATTGCTGCGTATGTGGGATTAGGCTTTATTTTAGGCACGCAGTTAGCCCGTCGTACAGAGGATGTGAATGCGTTGGTGGCGGCGTTTGGGGTTCCTTTGTTAATTTTAGGCGGAACGTTTCTCCCGGCGGCGTTATTTCCTGATGAGTTACTAGATATTGCTGAGTTTAATCCGATTTTTCACATGAATGAGGCGTTATTGGGCATTTGGGCGGAGGAAAAAACTTTAGAGGAAATTCAGTCTCATTTTATATTTTTAATGATTTTTAGTGTCTTAATGATTGGCGGTGGCTGGCTATCTTATCAGGGAATGTTACGACGAGAAAGGAGGTTATAATTCGTGTTAAAAATTGAGGGTCTTTGTAAGAATTACGGGGAAGCTACGGTTTTAGATAATCTTGGCTTAACGGCTTTTCCACAGCAAGTTTATGGGTTATTGGGGCCAAATGGGGCAGGGAAAACTACGACAATTAATATTTTGTGTAATCTCTTAGAGCGCGATCGCGGCACGATTGAATTTAAGCAGCAACCCATATCAGAAAAAACAAAATCTATTATTGGCATTGCCCCCCAAGAAAATTTACTTTATAAAAGTCTCAGTTGCGAAGAAAATTTACAGTTTTATGCTCAATTATATGGGCTAAGTCGTCAACAACAAAAGGAACAAGTCCAATGGTGTTTAGAGGCAGTTCAATTGCGCGATCGCGCTAAGAGTGTGGTCACTGATTTAAGTGGGGGAATGCAACGACGCTTAAATATCGCAGTTGCGCTAGTTCACAAACCAGAATTAGTTGTTTTAGATGAACCCACCACAGGATTAGATATTGAAACCCGTTACGAAATTTGGGCATTAATTAACCAGTTACGAGAAGCTGGAATGACGATTTTATTAACCACACATTTATTAGACGAAGCGGAAAAACTCTGTCAACGCATCGGCATTCTCAAAAAGGGAAAAATTATTGCTGAGGGGAGTTTAGACCACTTAAAAGAAACAATACCAGCCGCCGAAATTATCATCATTCAAACCTCAGAAGAAGAACAAGCCATTGAACGGGGAAAAGAATTAGGTTATACGCCTCGCCATTATGGAAATAATCTTGCCTTTTGGTTGCCTGAGTCAAAAGAATTAAAAGCCATTATCGAGGAATTTGCTGATATTCCTATTCAGTCACTCACTCGGGAAGCAGTTAATTTAGAACATATCTATCTGGAAATGATGAATCATTAGTTTAGTCATTAGTCATTGGTCATTGGTCATTGGTTTACAAACAACGAAGGACAAAGGACTAACAACAAAGGACTAACCAAATAGCCAGTTGTGAAATTGCCACAAAGCGAGTGAAACTTAAGAATATTTTTAGGTTAGGATAATAGATTGGAAATAAAACGTTATCTCTTGGAGAACGAAGGGTCAGAACTATGTCTAATGCGCTGATGTCGAAACCCGTGGTAGAAGCTGCCCCAGATAAGGAAGAAAAGAAAGAAGCAGCAGAAGTGAAACAATACTTAATGAAAGTGGATCAGCAAGCTAAATTCCTTCACTTACAGGCAGAAATTGAATCTTTGTGGCAGCAAGTCCAGCGCGCCAGCATTGATAATTAGTTATGGTGTCATAATTTAGAATTATCAACTGTCATTGCGAATTTCTGGGCGATTTCGGGGTAAATAAGTTAGGTTAAGAAGTGTAAATTGAATTTATGTCAGAGACGGATGTTGTTGACGTTCTCATCCTCAGTAATGGGCCAGGGGAACTTTCCACATGGGTACGCCCAGTGGTGGCAGCATTGCAGTCTCATCAATCTCCACAACTGAGAATTAGAATTTCTGTCGTGTTATCCCCCTGTCCTCACGCTACAGGTCAGGAGGTGAAGCTCGCTCAGTCAATTCCAGGTGTGACAAGGGTACAGGGGCCACAAGCCTTTTTTCCTTTTCTCCTTTGGGGGAAAACTGTCGATCACTGGAACTGGCATAAGCAAGGCATCGTCTTATTCTTAGGGGGAGATCAGTTTTTCCCAGTTGTAATCGGTAAACGGCTGGGATATCCCGTCGTCATCTACGCAGAGTGGGAGACACGCTGGCATGCCTGGGTGGATCGCTTTGCAGTAATGAACGCCGACTTAATCCCAAAAGCTCCTCAATTACATCGCCACAAATTTACTATCGTCGGTGATATCATGGCAGATTCTCAAATTGCTCTCAACCAACAAACCGCCCCCCTCCCCCTTGGCATTGGGGCAGAATTAATCGGGCTTTTACCTGGCTCGAAACCTGCCAAACTAATGCAGGGAGTGCCTTTAATGATCGCGATCGCGCAATCTCTCCATACTCAGCGCCCACAAACTGAGTTTATCATTCCCGTTGCACCCACCCTTGATCTAAAAACCCTCGCTAAATATGCCAGGGCAAAACATAATCCCCTAGTCAAGGAATTAGGGGGAATGAGTGCTAAGTTAGTGACTCCTGAAGAGGAATTACCCTATCTTGAAACCAAAACAGGATTAAAAATCAAGCTCTGGACACAATCTCCTGCTTATGATGTTCTCGCCCAATGCTCTCTCTGTTTTACTACTGTGGGGGCAAATACCGCCGAATTAGGGGCTTTAGCAATTCCGATGGTGGTACTACTCCCCACTTACCAATTAGATGCTATGCGAGCTTGGGATGGGCTTCCGGGAGTGCTAGTCAATCTACCGCTAGTCGGGAGTGGGTTTGCTAGAGTCATTAACTGGTTTGTTTCTCGACAAAAACGCCTGTTTGCTTGGCCCAATATTTGGGCAAAAGAGGAAGTTGTCCCTGAATTAGTGGGAAAATTACAGCCAGATGCTGTTGCTGAAATTGCTTTGAACTGGCTGGAACATCCCGATAAACGGCTAGCCATTCGATCGCGCTTACAACAGATTCGCGGTAAACCGGGTGCCTCGAAAAAAATTGCGTCTATTTTACTGGAACAACTTCAAGCAACCAAGCCCTAATTTTGAGCGACCATTGTTTCCTCTTGGAGTAATTTTACCGCTTCTTGATATTGCTGATCTTCCTCTGTTCCCATTTGTGAGAATGGGATCAACGATTGAGACACCTTATAATCAGGTTCAATGCCTGCTTGATTAATATCCCGATGGCTTGGGGTTTCGTATTTGGCAACTGTTACGGCAATCCCAGCGTCGTCGGGTAACTCAAATAAAGATTGAATCAAGCCTTTACCAAACGTGGTTTCTCCCACAATGGTGGCACGATGATTATCTTGTAAAGCCCCTGCTAAAATCTCGCTAGCACTGGCACTGCCTTCATTAACTAACACCACGAGGGGGGCATCAGTAATTGCGCCGTCTTTTGCCCCGTAACTGCCAATGAGGCCTTGACGGTTGACGGTATAAACCACTGTACCATTATCTAACCACAAACGAGCCACTTCAATTCCCGCTTGTAGTAACCCCCCAGGATTATTGCGTAAATCGAGGATAAATCCTTGTGCGCCCTGCTGTTCGAGATCAGATACCTGATTAGCAATTTCATCTGTAGCATTGGCACTAAATTGGGCAAGGCGAATATAGCCCAGGGGATAGTCAGGGTTACTGTCATCAAGACTGGCATATACTGGACTTAGGGAAATACGATCGCGTACAATATCCACTTCTCGCTGTTGTCCACTTTCTGAGGATTCTACCGTCAGTTTCACATGAGTGCCTTCTTTTCCTCGCATCCGAGAGGCTGCCTCATCGAGAGAAAGATTTTTGGTACTAACCCCATCAATGGCTAAAATCTGATCGCGTGGTTCAATCCCTGCTTTTTCTGCGGGCGATCCATCAATGGGGGTAACCACTTCTAACTGTTTGGTTTTAGAATTAATATTAATTTGTAACCCTACCCCAGATAGTTCTCCTGAAGTGTTGACTTGTAGGCTACGATACTGCTGGGGTCGTAGTAGGCGAGTAAAGGGGTCATCAAGGCTCGCTAACATTTCTTCAATGGCTTGATAGGTTGCCTCTCGATCTGAAAAGCCTTTATCTAGAAAGCGTTGTCTAACAAACCACCAGTTTTGATCATTAAAGGTTTCATCCACATACGCTTGATTAACGGTACGCCATGCTTGCAGAAAAAGTTTCTCCTCTTCGCTATAATAGGCATTGGCATTACCTGTCCAACTGAACCAAACTAACCCGATAACTGCGATCGCTGTTAAAAGTTTTTGCCAAAAATTACGTTTACTCATGAAAAAAATATTAATTAAATCGGTACTCCAAATTGATTATAGCCAATAATTTTATCAGGAGTTTTGCTATCAAGAGTTGGTAAATTTCTAATTTCTTCGCCAATATTACGTATAACTTCAATATCAACTTGTTTATTTGGTTTCTTTTGTAAAGAAATAGAATCAACTTGATACAAGAGTTTGCCCTTGATCTCCATCCCTGCTAAAGACGGAGGCATTTTTACAGAGAGAACCCCATTTTGATCTATATAAGCATCAACCTTAATTTGTTGCATAATCTTAGACTTTTTATTAGCAATCACCTTCTTAATTTTAACTTACGAAGATACAATTAAGCCTGCGCGATTGACCCAGAGGGTCACCGAATCGAAGATTCGATCGCGCTTCCTTTAGCTTGGATAATTTCCCGAAAATCATCCGGACTGACAACTTTTGCTTCTCCGCCAAACCCTAAAATCCAACGATGGAGATCAATATCTTCTAATGACCATTGGGGTAGAGTAACTCGAAAGCGATGGGGAAATTTTTGATCTGAGGTTTTTCTGAGGCTAAAGAGGTTTCGGTTTTTTCGTAACAACTCCCGATTAAACGGTTGTGACATTTTCATCTGGCTAAGGGGAAACCGTCTTGTTCCTTCACTAATAAACTTAAACGTTTGATCCGTGAACCAAATTTCAATGGTCACTTCTACTTTTTTTCGTTCTGAAACCTCCTTACTAAGATATTGTTTTTGTTGTTTAGGATCATTGCCTAAAAACAGTCCGCCACAAGATTGATATAGGGTAATTAGTTGCTTGAGAGATTTAATTTGATAATTGCGCGATCGCGCTTTAGATTGAGGCTTTCCTAAAAATAGACGATCTAATCTTTCAAACTTTAATAACCCTTTCTTTTCTCCTTCTGCATATTCAAATCCCAAATACCAACCAATATT
This window of the Euhalothece natronophila Z-M001 genome carries:
- a CDS encoding L-lactate permease, which codes for MLYTIFALIPILSILLLLVIAKQPASIAMPIVYVITAISAGVAWQVPPEVLAATSLRGVVIALEILYILFGAMLLLNIISQAGALGVIRKSLLGISPDRRIQVVIVAWLFGSFIEGAAGFGTPAVVCVPLLVAIGFPPLASVMVTLVIQSTPSTFGAVGTPIIVGIRNGLGSPEIVTNYLQESELSMEELLQQITTQAALIHGVLGFFLPLVIVTLLTVTFSPNPDWRSAFSEWKFLLFAGAAFVVPYAITAILIGPEFPTLVGGMVGLLLVITTVRQGWFPIQRSWDFPEPSQWLESWSSPDYEVEELRARSLPIWLAWLPYGLVAGLLLLSRLDFLPFKEILQGVSLDWEQVFGTEIEISSTPLYLPPTLFLVVVVISIFLFKLSPSRSQKALTAAGKQLLSAVIPLLAAVAMAQIFIGTDSNQLDLPSMPVYLADQASAIFTQTWSWLASFVGLIGAFIAGSVTVSNLMFSLFQFGVATQTNLPPEVILGLQTVGASAGNMICVSNVVAAAATVAMVGREGILIRKLLFPTAYYAIGASLVGSLLLFAVS
- a CDS encoding FAD-dependent oxidoreductase — protein: MDHRQSSNFPWLSSISRRKVLQLLGIGIATGAIGYSRIAKPEPAIAQTTNLTLPTQLQDKKSVTVVGAGLAGLACAYELSQRGFNVTLLEKSPQLGGKIASWDIQVGDETFRMEHGFHGFFPQYYNFNRLMEELNIRDNLHSLEYYSVVFRDGEYNPEVFRPNHSAFPWNIVDLAISSSNLFRWGINLTDPKHWEVFREIGGFNIPDSFQRLDQMAVSDWVEGSFPQGLYDLYFLPFAKSSLNAPDKLSVGELMQFFHFYFFGNPEGLAFYGTNDDMGTSIVNPIAEAIKSNGGRIIPEAEVTQIQCQDGNIKNLTYQQGTNQPQAPFWVNKNPHLSDQQVAYYGAGDQVYTPIDNENEAISLSCTHQGCTVKRQADGQFLCPCHGSLFASDGTVLSGPAKQNLPRLQIVQKQEDAVQLVGMDTSEEIQGETISSDYFVFATDVPGVKHLFSLAEGDVSAEQREKIEELAIADPFAVARFWFDRDFTWEHSYFASLSGYALTDSICLYHRIQEEYIAWSEKTGGSVVELHAYCYKETDFPDQKTLLSTFEQELYEIVPELAQATLLHQQLVNQKNFSGYPPGSYENRPETETVMANLFFAGDWVKMPFPCGLMERAVSSGFLAANAILSKQGLQQRKLLSVKPKGIFTI
- a CDS encoding ABC transporter permease yields the protein MKYWRETLAVARRILIELGRRKRSLIFWAIFPITILLLNGFILAERANLSTEEAFTNAAPVTLVGAALFFSCLGGSVATVVSEREQQTLKRLFLSPLSGLSYFLGIFVAHACIGFGQGILVYLVAAFFGVEIEQYVFLGLFIILMSIAAYVGLGFILGTQLARRTEDVNALVAAFGVPLLILGGTFLPAALFPDELLDIAEFNPIFHMNEALLGIWAEEKTLEEIQSHFIFLMIFSVLMIGGGWLSYQGMLRRERRL
- a CDS encoding ABC transporter ATP-binding protein; this encodes MLKIEGLCKNYGEATVLDNLGLTAFPQQVYGLLGPNGAGKTTTINILCNLLERDRGTIEFKQQPISEKTKSIIGIAPQENLLYKSLSCEENLQFYAQLYGLSRQQQKEQVQWCLEAVQLRDRAKSVVTDLSGGMQRRLNIAVALVHKPELVVLDEPTTGLDIETRYEIWALINQLREAGMTILLTTHLLDEAEKLCQRIGILKKGKIIAEGSLDHLKETIPAAEIIIIQTSEEEQAIERGKELGYTPRHYGNNLAFWLPESKELKAIIEEFADIPIQSLTREAVNLEHIYLEMMNH
- a CDS encoding glycosyltransferase family protein, with the translated sequence MSETDVVDVLILSNGPGELSTWVRPVVAALQSHQSPQLRIRISVVLSPCPHATGQEVKLAQSIPGVTRVQGPQAFFPFLLWGKTVDHWNWHKQGIVLFLGGDQFFPVVIGKRLGYPVVIYAEWETRWHAWVDRFAVMNADLIPKAPQLHRHKFTIVGDIMADSQIALNQQTAPLPLGIGAELIGLLPGSKPAKLMQGVPLMIAIAQSLHTQRPQTEFIIPVAPTLDLKTLAKYARAKHNPLVKELGGMSAKLVTPEEELPYLETKTGLKIKLWTQSPAYDVLAQCSLCFTTVGANTAELGALAIPMVVLLPTYQLDAMRAWDGLPGVLVNLPLVGSGFARVINWFVSRQKRLFAWPNIWAKEEVVPELVGKLQPDAVAEIALNWLEHPDKRLAIRSRLQQIRGKPGASKKIASILLEQLQATKP
- the ctpA gene encoding carboxyl-terminal processing protease CtpA, which translates into the protein MSKRNFWQKLLTAIAVIGLVWFSWTGNANAYYSEEEKLFLQAWRTVNQAYVDETFNDQNWWFVRQRFLDKGFSDREATYQAIEEMLASLDDPFTRLLRPQQYRSLQVNTSGELSGVGLQININSKTKQLEVVTPIDGSPAEKAGIEPRDQILAIDGVSTKNLSLDEAASRMRGKEGTHVKLTVESSESGQQREVDIVRDRISLSPVYASLDDSNPDYPLGYIRLAQFSANATDEIANQVSDLEQQGAQGFILDLRNNPGGLLQAGIEVARLWLDNGTVVYTVNRQGLIGSYGAKDGAITDAPLVVLVNEGSASASEILAGALQDNHRATIVGETTFGKGLIQSLFELPDDAGIAVTVAKYETPSHRDINQAGIEPDYKVSQSLIPFSQMGTEEDQQYQEAVKLLQEETMVAQN